One genomic region from Robbsia betulipollinis encodes:
- a CDS encoding F0F1 ATP synthase subunit B, translating to MNLNATLFAQMVVFLILAWFVMKFVWPPLIRALDERARKIADGLAAAEKGKSDLADAQKRIDKSLAEARDQGQDRIAQAEKRAQQAAEEIKANAQAEAARIMAAAKADADQQLVNAREALRGEVAALAVKGAEQILRREVDQKTHADLLNQLKAEL from the coding sequence GTGAATCTCAACGCAACCCTGTTTGCGCAAATGGTCGTGTTTCTGATCCTCGCCTGGTTCGTCATGAAATTCGTGTGGCCACCGTTGATCAGGGCACTCGACGAACGCGCAAGAAAGATCGCCGACGGCCTGGCCGCCGCCGAAAAGGGCAAGTCCGACCTCGCCGACGCGCAGAAACGCATCGACAAGTCGCTCGCCGAGGCGCGCGACCAGGGACAGGATCGCATCGCCCAGGCGGAAAAACGCGCGCAGCAAGCCGCGGAAGAAATCAAGGCGAACGCGCAAGCGGAAGCCGCACGGATCATGGCCGCGGCGAAGGCCGACGCCGATCAGCAACTCGTCAATGCACGCGAAGCGCTGCGTGGCGAAGTGGCTGCGCTGGCAGTCAAGGGCGCCGAGCAGATCCTGCGTCGCGAAGTCGACCAGAAGACGCACGCCGATCTGCTGAATCAACTTAAGGCCGAGCTCTGA
- the atpD gene encoding F0F1 ATP synthase subunit beta — MSTAITDGKIVQCIGAVVDVEFPRDAIPKIYDALVLEGSELTLEVQQQRGDGIVRTICLGSADGLRRGLTVKNTGRPITVPVGAATLGRIMDVLGRPIDEAGPISQEITRSIHQLAPAFDELAPSTELLETGIKVIDLICPFVKGGKVGLFGGAGVGKTVNMMELINNIAKAHGGYSVFAGVGERTREGNDFYHEMKDSNVLDKVALVYGQMNEPPGNRLRVALTGLTMAEQFRDEGRDVLFFVDNIYRFTLAGTEVSALLGRMPSAVGYQPTLAEEMGRLQERITSTKKGSITSVQAVYVPADDYTDPSPATTFGHLDATVVLSRDIASLGIYPAVDPLDSTSRQIDPLVIGEEHYSVTRRVQQTLQRYKELRDIIAILGMDELAPEDKQAVARARKIQRFMSQPFHVAEVFTGAPGKLVPMKDTIRGFKMIVDGECDHLPEQAFYMVGTIDEAFEKAAKM, encoded by the coding sequence ATGAGTACCGCGATAACAGACGGCAAGATCGTTCAGTGTATCGGTGCGGTGGTTGACGTGGAATTCCCGCGCGACGCCATACCGAAGATCTATGACGCGCTCGTGCTGGAAGGCAGCGAGCTGACGCTCGAAGTCCAGCAGCAGCGTGGCGACGGCATCGTCCGCACCATCTGTCTCGGTTCGGCCGACGGCCTGCGCCGTGGCCTCACGGTCAAGAACACCGGCCGTCCGATCACGGTGCCGGTGGGTGCCGCGACGCTGGGCCGCATCATGGATGTGCTGGGTCGTCCGATCGACGAAGCCGGTCCGATCTCGCAGGAAATCACCCGCTCGATCCACCAGTTGGCGCCGGCGTTCGACGAACTCGCGCCTTCGACCGAACTGCTCGAAACCGGCATCAAGGTGATCGATCTGATCTGCCCGTTCGTGAAGGGCGGCAAGGTGGGTCTGTTCGGCGGCGCCGGTGTGGGCAAGACCGTCAACATGATGGAATTGATCAACAACATCGCGAAGGCGCACGGCGGTTACTCCGTGTTCGCCGGCGTGGGCGAGCGTACCCGCGAGGGCAACGACTTCTACCATGAAATGAAGGACTCGAACGTCCTGGACAAGGTCGCGCTGGTCTACGGCCAGATGAACGAGCCGCCGGGCAACCGCCTGCGCGTGGCGCTGACCGGCCTGACGATGGCCGAGCAGTTCCGCGACGAAGGCCGCGACGTGCTGTTCTTCGTCGACAACATCTATCGCTTCACGCTGGCCGGAACGGAAGTCTCGGCGCTGCTGGGCCGGATGCCGTCGGCGGTGGGTTACCAGCCGACGCTGGCCGAGGAAATGGGCCGTCTGCAAGAGCGCATCACCTCGACCAAGAAGGGTTCGATCACCTCGGTGCAGGCCGTCTACGTGCCGGCGGACGATTACACCGATCCGTCCCCCGCGACCACCTTCGGTCACCTGGATGCCACCGTCGTGCTGTCGCGCGATATCGCATCGCTGGGTATCTACCCGGCGGTCGATCCACTCGACTCGACGTCGCGCCAGATCGATCCGCTGGTGATCGGCGAGGAGCATTACTCGGTGACGCGCCGCGTCCAGCAGACGCTGCAGCGCTACAAGGAACTGCGCGACATCATCGCGATTCTGGGCATGGACGAACTCGCGCCGGAAGACAAGCAGGCCGTGGCCCGTGCACGGAAGATCCAGCGCTTCATGTCGCAGCCGTTCCACGTCGCCGAAGTGTTCACCGGCGCGCCAGGCAAGCTCGTGCCGATGAAGGACACGATCCGCGGCTTCAAGATGATCGTCGATGGTGAATGCGATCACCTGCCGGAACAGGCGTTCTACATGGTCGGCACGATCGACGAAGCCTTCGAGAAAGCGGCGAAGATGTAA
- the atpE gene encoding F0F1 ATP synthase subunit C: MQAFIANIQGLTAIAIGIIIGLGAIGACIGIGLMGGKYIEACARQPELINPLQTKMFLLAGLIDAAFLIGVGIAMLFAFANPLLTALNGAAGA, from the coding sequence ATGCAAGCTTTCATCGCCAACATCCAGGGTCTGACCGCCATCGCAATCGGCATCATCATCGGCCTGGGTGCGATCGGCGCCTGTATCGGAATTGGTCTGATGGGCGGCAAGTACATCGAGGCATGTGCGCGTCAGCCCGAGCTGATCAACCCGCTGCAAACGAAGATGTTCCTGTTGGCCGGTCTGATCGACGCGGCATTCCTGATCGGTGTGGGTATCGCGATGCTGTTCGCGTTCGCGAACCCGCTGCTGACGGCATTGAATGGTGCCGCAGGCGCCTGA
- the atpG gene encoding F0F1 ATP synthase subunit gamma, which produces MAGMKETRGKIKSVQNTRKITKAMEMVAASKMRKAQERMRASRPYADRVRDIVAHLSEANPEYRHPFMSRPAQARRAGLILITTDKGLCGSMNTNILRLTLAKFRETEQQGVTLEATAIGSKGAGFLHRLNAKIVSQVSHLGDVPHLDRLVGVIKVQLDAFAAGELDAVYLGYTRFINAMKQEAVLEQLLPLPEAQLQRSEAHRASHPWDYIYEPDAQTVIDDLLTRYVEALVYQGVTENMASEQSARMVAMKAASDNAKTVIKELQLVYNKSRQAAITKELSEIVSGAAAV; this is translated from the coding sequence ATGGCTGGAATGAAGGAAACGCGGGGCAAGATCAAGAGCGTGCAGAACACGCGCAAGATCACCAAGGCGATGGAAATGGTGGCCGCATCGAAGATGCGCAAGGCCCAGGAGCGCATGCGCGCTTCGCGTCCGTACGCGGACCGCGTGCGCGATATCGTCGCGCATCTGTCCGAGGCCAATCCGGAATATCGCCATCCGTTCATGTCGCGTCCGGCGCAAGCCCGGCGCGCCGGGCTGATCCTGATCACGACCGACAAGGGTCTGTGCGGGAGCATGAACACCAACATCCTGCGGCTGACGCTCGCGAAGTTCCGGGAAACGGAACAGCAGGGCGTCACGCTCGAGGCGACGGCGATCGGCAGCAAGGGCGCGGGTTTCCTGCATCGCCTGAATGCGAAGATCGTCTCGCAGGTGTCCCATCTCGGCGACGTGCCACATCTGGATCGCCTCGTCGGCGTCATCAAGGTGCAGCTCGACGCGTTCGCCGCGGGCGAGCTGGATGCGGTGTATCTGGGTTACACGCGCTTCATCAATGCGATGAAGCAGGAAGCGGTACTGGAGCAGTTGCTGCCCCTGCCCGAGGCGCAGTTGCAGCGCAGCGAAGCGCATCGGGCTTCGCATCCATGGGATTACATCTACGAACCGGATGCGCAGACGGTCATCGACGATCTGCTGACGCGCTATGTCGAAGCATTGGTGTACCAGGGCGTCACGGAAAACATGGCGTCCGAACAGTCGGCGCGGATGGTTGCGATGAAGGCCGCCTCCGACAACGCGAAGACGGTGATCAAGGAATTGCAGCTGGTGTACAACAAGAGCCGGCAAGCTGCGATCACCAAGGAATTGTCGGAAATCGTCAGCGGCGCCGCGGCTGTCTGA
- the atpA gene encoding F0F1 ATP synthase subunit alpha, giving the protein MQLNPSEISELIKARIQGLESGADLQNQGTVISVSDGIVRIHGLSNVEQGEMLEFPGNIFGLALNLERDSVGAVILGEYDSISEGDTVKCTRRLLQVPIGPELLGRVVNALGVPIDGKGPVNAQLFDPIEKIAPGVIWRQGVDQPLQTGIKSIDAMVPIGRGQRELIIGDRQTGKSAVAIDAIINQKGKGVKCIYVAIGQKASSVTNIVRKLEQYGAMEYTTVVVATASDPSAMQYLAPYAGCTMGEYYRDRGEDALIVYDDLTKQAWAYRQISLLLRRPPGREAYPGDVFYLHSRLLERAARVSAEYVEKFTNGAVVGKTGSLTALPIIETQAGDVTAFVPTNVISITDGQIFLETDLFNAGVRPAINAGISVSRVGGAAQTKVIKKLAGGIRTDLAQYRELAAFAQFASDLDEATRKQLERGRRVTELLKQPQFQPLQVWELAVSLFAANNGYLDDLDVSRVLPFEKGLRENLKASKADLIGRIEDKKELSKDDEPLLHAAVKDFKQSGAY; this is encoded by the coding sequence ATGCAACTCAACCCCTCTGAGATCAGCGAACTGATCAAGGCCCGGATCCAGGGCCTCGAATCGGGCGCGGATCTGCAAAATCAAGGCACCGTGATCTCGGTGAGCGATGGCATCGTCCGTATCCACGGTCTGTCGAACGTCGAACAGGGCGAAATGCTCGAGTTCCCGGGCAACATCTTCGGTCTGGCACTGAACCTCGAGCGCGACTCGGTCGGTGCGGTGATCCTGGGTGAATACGACAGCATTTCCGAAGGCGACACGGTCAAGTGCACGCGGCGTCTGCTGCAGGTACCGATCGGTCCGGAACTGCTGGGCCGCGTCGTGAACGCGCTGGGCGTGCCGATCGACGGCAAGGGCCCGGTCAACGCGCAGCTGTTCGACCCGATCGAAAAGATCGCGCCGGGCGTGATCTGGCGTCAGGGCGTGGACCAGCCGCTGCAGACCGGCATCAAGTCGATCGACGCGATGGTGCCGATCGGCCGCGGTCAGCGCGAACTGATCATCGGCGACCGTCAAACCGGCAAGAGCGCGGTGGCGATCGATGCGATCATCAATCAGAAGGGCAAGGGCGTGAAGTGCATCTACGTCGCCATCGGTCAGAAGGCGTCGTCGGTCACGAACATCGTGCGCAAGCTCGAGCAGTACGGTGCGATGGAATACACGACCGTCGTCGTGGCCACCGCCTCCGACCCGTCGGCCATGCAGTATCTGGCGCCGTACGCCGGCTGCACGATGGGCGAGTACTACCGCGACCGCGGCGAAGACGCGCTGATCGTCTATGACGATCTGACCAAGCAAGCCTGGGCCTATCGCCAGATCTCGCTGCTGCTGCGCCGTCCGCCGGGCCGTGAAGCCTATCCGGGCGATGTGTTCTATCTGCACTCGCGCCTGCTGGAGCGCGCGGCGCGCGTGTCGGCCGAGTACGTCGAGAAGTTCACGAATGGCGCGGTGGTGGGCAAGACCGGTTCGCTGACGGCGCTGCCGATCATCGAAACGCAGGCCGGCGACGTGACCGCCTTCGTGCCGACCAACGTGATCTCGATCACCGACGGCCAGATCTTCCTGGAAACGGACCTGTTCAACGCCGGTGTCCGCCCCGCGATCAACGCCGGTATCTCGGTGTCGCGTGTGGGTGGTGCGGCGCAGACCAAGGTCATCAAGAAGCTTGCCGGCGGTATCCGTACCGACCTCGCGCAGTACCGCGAACTCGCGGCGTTCGCGCAGTTCGCCTCGGATCTCGACGAAGCCACGCGCAAGCAGCTCGAGCGCGGCCGCCGCGTCACCGAACTGCTGAAGCAGCCGCAATTTCAGCCGCTGCAGGTCTGGGAACTGGCGGTGTCGCTGTTCGCCGCGAACAACGGCTATCTCGACGACCTCGACGTCTCGCGCGTGCTGCCTTTCGAGAAAGGCCTGCGCGAGAATCTGAAGGCGTCGAAGGCCGATCTGATCGGACGCATCGAAGACAAGAAGGAACTGTCGAAGGACGACGAGCCGTTGCTGCATGCAGCGGTCAAGGACTTCAAACAGTCCGGCGCATACTAA
- a CDS encoding primosomal protein N' encodes MTSGSPGREGIVRVALDHPLQTLFDYRYTVMDAASVPVPGQLVCVPFGRRQGVGLVCEVTDRSAVPAAKLKPIEAFCTDCPPLGEQWLGLVRFAAGYYQRGIGEVAMPALPQALRDPARWSKLFPRTIVYDLLPAEREALFASLPARAAALRRLADALCAGRLPIDVARRLHPRAGGVLDAWCAAGWLRRSAVDEGTRAPLTAADAPAAAPPVRLSDEQETALAALRQAEGFAPFLLFGVTGSGKTEVYLHALADRLARDPEAQALVLVPEINLTPQFDALFRRRFAALGDGATVTLHSGLAEGERARHWLAAHTGRARIVLGTRLAVLASFRKLAMIIVDEEHEAAYKQQEGLRYSARDLAIWRAKQLALPIVLGSATPSLETWSQAEQGRYRRLTLTRRPASAEAALPTVRLIDTETERQRGRASIDGFSTPLATALRERLTRGEQSLVFINRRGYAPVLSCDACGWVCGCPRCSAYLVLHKKDRVLRCHHCGWQERIPHACPECGNVDIAPMGRGTQRAEETLATLVPGARILRIDADSTRRKGSAAALFADVHAGDVDILVGTHMIAKGHDFQNVSLVAVLNADAALFSHDFRATERLFAQLMQVAGRAGRGGQAGEVLIQTRHPSHPLYAALIRHDYAGFAAATLAERKQAHLPPFVYQALLRAEARTLEQAIAFLQKAAESFDLLTGDDMRVHRYDPVPMALVKIANTFRGQLLIESASRQALQATLHAWQEGLRRQRGGVLRWAVEIDPLDI; translated from the coding sequence ATGACGTCCGGTTCACCCGGTCGGGAAGGCATCGTACGGGTCGCGCTGGACCACCCGCTGCAGACCCTGTTCGATTACCGTTATACCGTGATGGACGCCGCATCGGTGCCGGTGCCGGGGCAGCTGGTGTGCGTGCCGTTCGGACGTCGGCAAGGGGTCGGCCTGGTCTGCGAGGTGACGGACCGATCGGCCGTGCCGGCCGCGAAACTCAAACCGATCGAAGCCTTCTGCACCGATTGCCCGCCGCTTGGCGAACAGTGGCTCGGTCTGGTGCGCTTCGCTGCGGGCTATTATCAGCGTGGCATCGGCGAGGTGGCGATGCCGGCGCTGCCGCAGGCGCTGCGCGATCCCGCGCGCTGGTCGAAGCTGTTTCCCCGAACGATCGTGTACGACCTGCTCCCCGCGGAACGCGAGGCGCTGTTCGCCAGCCTGCCGGCGCGCGCGGCGGCGCTGCGCCGTCTGGCCGATGCGCTGTGCGCCGGCCGCTTGCCGATCGACGTCGCACGCCGCCTGCACCCGCGTGCCGGCGGCGTGCTCGACGCGTGGTGCGCGGCGGGCTGGCTGCGTCGCAGCGCGGTCGACGAGGGGACGCGTGCCCCCCTGACCGCGGCCGATGCGCCGGCGGCCGCGCCGCCGGTACGGCTGAGCGACGAGCAGGAAACCGCGCTTGCCGCCCTGCGTCAGGCCGAGGGGTTCGCGCCTTTTCTGCTCTTCGGCGTCACGGGCAGCGGCAAGACCGAGGTCTATCTGCATGCGCTGGCCGATCGGCTCGCACGCGACCCGGAAGCGCAGGCGCTGGTGCTGGTGCCCGAAATCAACCTCACGCCGCAGTTCGATGCCTTGTTCCGGCGCCGCTTCGCCGCGCTCGGGGACGGCGCCACCGTCACGCTGCACAGCGGCCTGGCCGAGGGTGAGCGGGCGCGGCACTGGCTCGCGGCGCATACCGGGCGCGCGCGCATCGTGCTCGGTACGCGCCTCGCGGTGCTCGCATCGTTTCGCAAGCTGGCGATGATCATCGTCGACGAGGAACACGAGGCGGCATACAAACAGCAGGAAGGGCTGCGCTATTCGGCGCGGGACCTCGCCATCTGGCGCGCCAAGCAGCTCGCGCTGCCGATCGTGCTCGGTTCGGCGACGCCGTCGCTCGAAACCTGGTCGCAGGCCGAACAGGGGCGCTACCGGCGGCTGACGCTGACGCGCCGGCCCGCCTCGGCCGAGGCGGCCCTGCCGACCGTGCGCCTGATCGATACCGAAACGGAACGCCAGCGCGGGCGTGCGTCGATCGACGGTTTCAGCACGCCGCTCGCCACCGCCTTGCGCGAGCGCCTGACGCGCGGCGAGCAGAGCCTGGTGTTCATCAATCGCCGCGGCTATGCCCCGGTGCTCTCGTGCGATGCCTGCGGCTGGGTGTGCGGCTGTCCGCGTTGCAGCGCCTATCTGGTCCTGCACAAGAAAGACCGGGTGCTGCGTTGCCATCATTGCGGCTGGCAGGAGCGTATCCCGCACGCCTGCCCGGAGTGCGGCAATGTCGACATCGCCCCGATGGGGCGGGGTACGCAACGCGCGGAGGAAACCCTGGCGACGCTGGTGCCGGGCGCGCGGATCCTGCGCATCGACGCCGACAGCACCCGCAGGAAAGGCAGCGCCGCGGCGCTGTTCGCGGACGTGCACGCGGGCGACGTCGATATCCTGGTCGGCACGCATATGATCGCGAAGGGTCACGACTTCCAGAACGTCAGCCTGGTTGCCGTGCTGAACGCAGACGCCGCCCTGTTTTCGCACGACTTCCGCGCGACCGAGCGGCTGTTCGCCCAGCTCATGCAGGTGGCGGGCCGTGCGGGCCGCGGCGGGCAGGCGGGCGAGGTGCTGATCCAGACGCGTCACCCGTCCCACCCGCTGTACGCCGCGCTGATCCGGCACGACTACGCGGGGTTCGCCGCGGCCACGCTCGCCGAGCGCAAGCAGGCGCACCTGCCGCCCTTCGTCTATCAGGCGCTGCTGCGCGCCGAGGCGCGCACGCTCGAGCAGGCGATCGCCTTCCTGCAGAAAGCCGCCGAATCCTTCGACCTGCTGACGGGCGACGACATGCGGGTACACCGCTACGATCCCGTGCCGATGGCCCTCGTCAAGATCGCCAATACCTTTCGCGGCCAGTTGCTGATCGAAAGCGCGTCGCGACAGGCGTTGCAGGCCACGCTGCACGCCTGGCAGGAGGGGCTGCGCAGGCAGCGCGGCGGCGTGCTGCGCTGGGCCGTCGAAATCGATCCGCTGGACATCTGA
- a CDS encoding F0F1 ATP synthase subunit delta encodes MAELATIARPYAEAAFNVAASAGPVSGPAGTLAAGGPVAGIPVAGTPVAAAPAPATGSANDTIGSWSVSLNELAQVASNPDVRLLETDPNVGGDQFADLLFSAVRAPLDEPVRNFVRMLVENHRVSLLPQIAEQFETMKNTRAGSADAFITSAFPLEGTALAELVAALEKKFGSRLQAHVVVDPSLIGGVSVAVGDEVLDTSVRARLAQMQAALTA; translated from the coding sequence ATGGCTGAACTTGCGACCATCGCCCGTCCCTACGCCGAAGCCGCCTTCAACGTAGCCGCGTCCGCCGGCCCGGTGTCCGGCCCCGCGGGCACGCTCGCTGCGGGCGGCCCCGTCGCGGGCATCCCCGTCGCGGGTACGCCCGTTGCCGCTGCTCCCGCTCCGGCCACCGGAAGTGCCAACGACACGATCGGCAGCTGGTCGGTGTCCCTGAACGAACTGGCGCAGGTCGCGAGCAATCCTGACGTGCGTTTGCTCGAAACGGATCCGAACGTCGGGGGCGACCAGTTCGCCGACCTGCTGTTCAGCGCCGTGCGCGCGCCGCTCGACGAGCCGGTCCGGAATTTCGTGCGCATGCTGGTGGAGAACCACCGTGTCTCGCTGCTGCCGCAGATCGCCGAGCAGTTCGAGACGATGAAGAACACCCGCGCCGGCTCTGCCGATGCCTTCATCACGAGCGCCTTTCCGCTCGAGGGTACCGCGCTGGCCGAGTTGGTCGCCGCGCTCGAAAAGAAGTTCGGCTCCAGGCTGCAGGCCCATGTCGTCGTCGATCCGTCGTTGATCGGCGGTGTCAGCGTGGCGGTGGGCGATGAAGTGCTCGATACGTCGGTGCGCGCGCGTCTGGCGCAGATGCAAGCGGCGCTGACCGCCTGA
- the atpB gene encoding F0F1 ATP synthase subunit A yields the protein MAAGSETALTPSEYIAHHLQNLSTGHQKKLIDFSIINLDTMFWAILTGIVAVVILTLAARRASPGVPTRFQCLIEMLVEMVEDQSKSIVHGDRRFIAPLALFVFVWVVLMNALDLIPVDLPSHVIGWLGLGSVIPHHRIVPTADLNGTMGMALGVLILMLYYSVKIKGGGGFAKELISAPFGNHILLWIPNLALNLIEYVARTVSLGMRLFGNMYAGELLFLLIALLGSIWHFHANLGVLGFFGNVIAGSVWAIFHILIVLLQAFIFMMLTLVYLGQAHDKH from the coding sequence ATGGCTGCTGGATCAGAAACCGCGCTCACTCCGTCCGAGTACATCGCGCATCATCTGCAAAATCTATCGACGGGCCATCAGAAGAAGCTGATTGATTTCTCGATCATCAACCTCGACACGATGTTCTGGGCGATTTTGACGGGCATCGTCGCGGTTGTGATCCTGACGCTGGCCGCGCGCCGCGCCTCGCCAGGCGTACCGACGCGCTTTCAATGCCTGATCGAGATGCTCGTCGAGATGGTGGAAGACCAGTCGAAATCGATCGTGCATGGCGATCGCCGCTTCATTGCGCCGCTGGCCTTGTTCGTGTTCGTCTGGGTGGTGCTGATGAACGCGCTCGATCTGATTCCGGTCGATCTGCCGAGCCATGTGATCGGCTGGCTGGGTCTGGGTTCTGTGATTCCGCATCATCGCATCGTCCCGACCGCCGACCTGAACGGCACGATGGGCATGGCGCTCGGCGTGCTGATCCTGATGCTCTACTACAGCGTGAAGATCAAGGGCGGCGGCGGTTTCGCAAAAGAACTGATCTCGGCGCCGTTCGGCAACCACATCCTGCTGTGGATTCCGAATCTCGCACTGAACTTGATTGAATACGTCGCCAGAACGGTGTCGCTCGGTATGCGGCTGTTCGGCAACATGTATGCGGGCGAACTGTTGTTTCTGCTGATCGCCCTGCTTGGCAGCATCTGGCATTTCCATGCGAACCTCGGCGTGCTCGGTTTCTTCGGCAACGTCATCGCAGGCAGTGTCTGGGCGATCTTTCACATTCTGATCGTGTTGTTGCAGGCCTTCATTTTCATGATGTTGACCTTGGTGTATCTCGGCCAGGCCCACGACAAGCATTGA
- the hemE gene encoding uroporphyrinogen decarboxylase translates to MEAQPQAASAAPLLNDTFLRALLRQPTDHTPIWLMRQAGRYLPEYNATRARAGSFLGLAKNPDYATEVTLQPLERYPLDAAILFSDILTIPDAMGLGLEFTQGEGPSFAKPVRTEADVAALQVPDIAATLGYVTGAVAEIRRALIDGQGRQRVPLIGFSGSPWTLACYMVEGRGSSDFRTVKTMLYARPDLMHRILDVNARSVIAYLNAQIEAGAQAAMIFDTWGGALADGAYQEFSLAYIRQIVAGLIREHEGRKVPVIAFTKGGGLWLEQIAASGVDAVGLDWTVDPRAARQRVAGKVALQGSLDPSILFAPPETIRAEARRLLDAYGPEAGHVFNLGHGISQFTPPDHVISLVDEVHAYSRKQRQGLAAG, encoded by the coding sequence ATTGAAGCCCAACCGCAGGCTGCGTCCGCCGCCCCCTTGCTGAACGATACCTTCCTGCGCGCACTGCTGCGTCAGCCGACGGACCACACGCCGATCTGGTTGATGCGTCAGGCGGGGCGCTACCTCCCCGAATACAACGCGACACGGGCGCGCGCGGGCAGTTTCCTGGGGCTGGCGAAAAACCCCGACTACGCGACCGAAGTCACGCTGCAACCGCTCGAACGTTACCCGCTGGACGCCGCAATCCTGTTCTCGGACATCCTGACGATTCCGGACGCCATGGGACTGGGTCTGGAGTTCACGCAGGGCGAAGGGCCAAGTTTTGCGAAACCGGTTCGGACCGAGGCCGACGTGGCCGCGCTCCAGGTACCGGACATCGCCGCCACGCTTGGCTACGTCACCGGTGCCGTGGCGGAGATCCGCCGGGCGCTGATCGACGGTCAGGGGCGACAGCGCGTGCCGCTGATCGGATTCTCCGGGAGTCCATGGACGCTCGCCTGCTATATGGTCGAGGGTCGTGGCTCGTCCGACTTCCGCACGGTCAAGACGATGCTGTACGCGCGTCCGGATCTGATGCATCGCATTCTCGACGTCAATGCCCGCTCGGTAATTGCCTACCTGAATGCGCAGATCGAGGCTGGCGCGCAAGCCGCGATGATTTTCGATACCTGGGGCGGGGCACTGGCCGATGGCGCCTATCAGGAATTTTCGCTGGCCTATATCCGGCAGATCGTCGCCGGCCTGATCCGGGAACACGAGGGCCGCAAGGTGCCGGTGATCGCGTTCACGAAGGGGGGGGGACTCTGGCTGGAACAGATCGCCGCGAGCGGCGTGGATGCCGTGGGCCTGGACTGGACCGTCGATCCGCGCGCCGCGCGCCAACGTGTGGCGGGCAAGGTGGCGCTGCAGGGCAGCCTCGATCCGTCCATCCTGTTCGCCCCGCCGGAAACGATTCGCGCCGAAGCGCGGCGTCTGCTGGACGCCTATGGGCCGGAAGCCGGACACGTCTTCAATCTGGGCCACGGTATCTCTCAGTTTACACCGCCCGACCACGTGATCTCGCTGGTCGACGAGGTGCACGCCTATAGCCGGAAACAGCGGCAGGGCCTGGCGGCAGGCTGA
- a CDS encoding F0F1 ATP synthase subunit epsilon: MATIKVDVVSAEGEIFSGQARFVSLPGEAGELGILPGHTPLITRIRPGAVRIEAEGGQEEFVFVAGGILDVQPTSVTVLADTAIRGKDLDEAKAEEARRAAEEALANNGSELQYAAAQAELAAAVAQLTAIQQLRRRK, from the coding sequence ATGGCAACCATCAAAGTAGACGTCGTCAGCGCGGAAGGGGAAATCTTCTCCGGCCAGGCGCGCTTCGTGTCGCTGCCGGGTGAGGCGGGGGAACTCGGCATCCTGCCGGGGCACACGCCGCTGATCACGCGGATCCGTCCGGGCGCCGTGCGTATCGAGGCGGAAGGCGGACAGGAAGAGTTCGTCTTCGTCGCGGGCGGCATTCTGGACGTTCAGCCCACCAGTGTCACCGTGCTGGCCGATACGGCGATTCGCGGCAAGGACCTCGACGAGGCGAAGGCCGAGGAAGCGCGTCGGGCGGCGGAAGAAGCATTGGCGAACAACGGTTCGGAACTGCAATACGCCGCGGCGCAGGCCGAACTGGCTGCCGCGGTCGCGCAACTCACGGCCATTCAGCAGCTGCGCCGACGCAAATAA
- a CDS encoding ATP synthase subunit I, protein MADEADKAHQPAPGPTNTARPVAARVTLASNGSPQGERGAPGGWEDPLEEQTIPLTRADAERLFGPDVSRPSRVTPMRVVAGQVVLTFFAALICALLSQQWRLAALSALIGGMICWVPSGGFALYLGRNSRGRKGRDSVGAWMMAEGIKLGVTIALFIAIAVYFRDVRWLPLLVTYVLALKVYWLALAWR, encoded by the coding sequence ATGGCGGATGAGGCCGACAAAGCGCATCAGCCTGCACCGGGGCCGACGAACACGGCCCGACCTGTCGCGGCCCGGGTGACCCTGGCGTCGAATGGCTCCCCACAAGGCGAGCGCGGCGCGCCGGGCGGTTGGGAAGATCCGCTCGAAGAACAGACTATTCCACTCACGCGCGCCGATGCGGAGCGCCTGTTTGGCCCCGACGTGAGTCGACCGTCGCGGGTCACACCGATGAGAGTGGTGGCGGGACAGGTGGTTCTCACCTTTTTCGCGGCGCTGATCTGCGCCTTGCTTTCGCAACAATGGCGTCTCGCAGCACTTTCCGCACTGATTGGCGGGATGATCTGCTGGGTGCCAAGTGGCGGCTTCGCCTTGTACCTCGGGCGAAACAGTCGCGGGCGCAAGGGCAGGGATTCGGTCGGGGCGTGGATGATGGCCGAGGGTATCAAACTCGGTGTGACGATCGCGCTGTTCATCGCGATCGCCGTGTATTTCAGGGACGTGCGGTGGCTGCCGCTGCTCGTTACCTACGTGCTGGCGCTGAAAGTCTACTGGCTCGCGCTGGCCTGGCGGTAG